Part of the Niallia alba genome is shown below.
AATGGGTCGTTAATGTATCATCGGAATCTTCTAAAATAAACTTAACCAATTTCAACACCTGCCTGGTGAAATAAAATTATCAACATAAATCAGCTGATAACATTATTATATCAGGATTTGTGGGCACATTTATTATTAATTACGTCACGGACTCAGGAAAAAGGAAATTGCCCTGTTTATTCCCTTTCAATAATGGGAATATATACAATATGCAACAATCAATTGTTTAAAGGAGGAATAGGTATATGACAAACAGTGTAGTAGGTATATATGATTCTCCTGAAGCAACAGTAGATGCTATTGAGGAATTACTCTCTAAAGGGTATTCTCCAGATCATATTTCCGTCATCACTAGAAATGAACAAGTTGCTTTAATCGAACAAGAAACAGAAGTGAATACAACCTCAGCAATTAACGAGGGTGAGCCAGTATCATTTTTAGATCGATTAAAGAATTTCTTCGCTGGTACGGACTTAGAACCATATGAGGAAGAACTGCAAGCAGGAAAATACATTGTTCTTTTAGATAATGATGCGGAAACGGAAGAAGAAAAGTTGAACAAATTAAGTTTTGATAATAGTGAAGTAGATGTCATACCATCCCAAACGATGAATACAACAGTAGAACGAAAAAAAGTAGAGTAAGAAAAAAGCTTAAACCATTGTGGTTTAAGCTTTTTTGTAGACGTCCCAGGAGAGATTCGAACTCCCGACCGACGGCTTAGAAGGCCGTTGCTCTATCCAGCTGAGCTACTGGGACATAATGTATTAATTATTTCAGAAATGTTTACCAAAAAATATTATATCATACCCTATAGGATATGCATAGTTTTTCTATTCCAACTAATAGACTATTTTATTATAATAATATAGGCAATTCATATAACCTGAAAAAATACTAAGTAATCATAAAAACAAATAAAATACGTCCCAGGAGAGATTCGAACTCCCGACCGACGGCTTAGAAGGCCGTTGCTCTATCCAGCTGAGCTACTGGGACATGTTATGTATTTCTTTACTCTTTATGAGGACAATAGTTATTATATGATTATAGGGACATAAAGTCAATAGTTTATTGAAGTTTTTTTTCCTAATGAGGAATTTTTTTCTTCCTCATTAGGAAAAAGCCTACTAGAAGGGAAATTCACTTTTTAATTCTGGAAGTAACCCATTATGAAAATCATAAACTTCTGTTACAAATCGATTACTTTCAATGGTTAAAATGACATATGTTTGTTCTTTTCTACCTCTAGGCAATCGTAAACTACCCGGATTAATGAAAAGAACATCATCAACCACTTCCATCCCTAAGAAATGAGAATGCCCGAAACAGGCAATATTAGCCCCTATCTCCTTTGCTTTGTACAATAAATTATTAAGAGAGGATTTCACCCCATATAAATGCCCATGTGTTAAAAAAATCTTTTTTCCCGCAATTTCTTGAATTGTTTCCGTTGGATATCTGTCCTCATAATCACAGTTCCCTTGAACCGTAATATATCCCGCCATCACTTCTTCACTTGCTGAAAGCTCTGAATCTCCACAATGCAGAAACAAATCTACATCCTCTTCATGCCTTTTTTTTAAAACACCTAACTCGGATACCAATCCATGACTGTCACTTACAATCAAAATTTTCATCCAGGTCTAGTTCCTTTCCTTAAAAACAGTTGGTAACTGTTCTTTTAGTTTTTTTAATGCATTTGCACGGTGACTAATTTTATTTTTCTTCTCTGGCGGCAATTCAGCCATTGCCTTTTGTTCTACCTCTACATAAAAAATCGGATCATAACCAAAGCCGTAATCTCCTCTTCTTTCCGTTAAAATAATCCCTTCACAAGTACCGGTAAATGTTAAGGAGGATTCATTAGGAATTGCAACTGCTAATGTACAACAAAAGCGAGCTGTTCTTTTTTCTGTTGGAACTCCCTTTAATTCATCCAAAACCTTGTCCATATTATCTTGATCATTCTTTTGTTCACCTGCATAACGTGCAGAATACACTCCAGGTCTACCGTTCAATGCATCTATAACAAGACCAGAATCATCTGAGATAACAACACGATTTAGTAGCTTAGAAATCGTTTCTGCTTTTAGGAGAGCATTTTCTTCAAATGTTGTCCCTGTCTCCTCTACATCTGGTACATCTGGAAAATCTAATAGTGTTTTTACTTCATAGCCAAGTGGTGAAAACATTTGTACAAATTCTTTTGTCTTGCCTGTATTCTTTGTTGCAATAATAATCTCTTTCATCATAAATCTCCTTAATTAGCTAAAAATATTTTTTTACGCTGAAACATATGTAGTTGCTATTCTTTCTTTTAGTTTACTACGATTGAAAAAATGCGTCTAATAAAAGTATATACCCTTTCTTCCTTATTTCCAAAGACAGTTTTGTGAAGTTTATAACGTCATTTCATCGGTTTCTTCTGTTTTTATGGAAATCCTTATATAATTCACTATAAATATCGGTATGGATAAATTATTACCATCAACACTCTGGACTAAAAAAATAAAGAGGCTGGGACATAAGTATTCCAGCCAAGGATAATTCCGAACAATTATACGAAGATGCTAATGAATGTTCCGTATAATTGTTCGGGCTTTTATTTGTTTTTCAAAGGATGTTTCCATGAAGTTTGGTGCGATTCCCCGCAGCCGGAATACACTTCGCTTTCCATGGGGCTCGCGCTGAGCCGCTTCGGCCTGTGGCCTGCAGGGTCTCAGACTGTCTCGCTAATCCCATAGGAGTCTTCGTGTATTCCGGCTGCTCTGTTTTTCCAACTAATTATATTTCCTCTTGTAAAAAGTATGCGAAAGCAGCCGCTATTTACTAGCTATATTAGAAATTGTTCGTCTTTACAGAGTATCTATTTAGTTATGTCCCATCCTCTTTATCAATTAACTTATTAGAAACTACCTGTATTCACATTTTCCGGACGAGTAACTGGTTTAGTTAAACTTTCTCCTTCTGCATTCACTAAATCAGCTTCTCCATTAACAGTAACAGAAACACTTTCAATGCCTTCTTGCTCTGTCAATGACAGTACTAATGAATTTAATACTTCATCGGCTAGTACTTTTTCTTCTCCGTTTAGCCCACTAGAATATATGTTTTCGTTAAAGTTTAACGTAACTTTACCATCTTCTACTACTGGTTTATCTAACAGCTTCACATCGTTAGGTAATAAACTTGTTAATGCTGTTGCGCCTCCCATACCTGGGCCTTCTATTAATTCACCTACTGCGGCTGCCACATTATTTTCTTCTGCATTGCTAACACGCTTTGTTACTGGTACATAATAGTATGAATCTAAATCTCCGCCAATATAATAAACGGTTAACGGTTTAGTGTTTGTAATATCTGTAACATCATCCGTATTAACGTTAATGCCATCTGCTCTTGTTAAAGCACCTTGGATCGGGGTTTTATTAACTGGCATTTCTGTCAGCTCATGACCATTTAAAGAGAGCTTAACAGCATCAATTGAATCAAATTGTGTCAATGTCCACGTAATAGATTGTAAAATTTTCTCTTCATCTTTAGCCTCGTACTCTTTGAATTCATTTGAAAAATCGACTGTAGCCACTTTATCCTCATCTACATTAATACTAATTTTCGTATCTTGCGGAATTACTGCCTGAAAATCATTTGGCAGCATTTCAGAAACTTTTCCACCTTTAACTAAATATTCTAAGCTTTCTTTTGCAATCGAATTTGTTTTTGGCAGATTTAATGTTTGAGGAACGACATACCCATATTTATCCATTAAATATAATTCAATAGGCATTGCATCCTCTGTAGCAACTTCTCCCGCTGTTTCTTTGTCCGCATTTTCTTTCACTGCATCATCTTCATAGGATGTAGTTTGGGGTGGATCTACTTTTTCTTTATCTCCCAATAAGCTACAACCAGAGATCAACACAGATGATATTAAAACCGCAGAAACTATGGTCAATTTGTTATTCTTAGACATTCTTCATCACTCCTAAGACAGTTTGTACTAATATATATACGAGCCTATCTTTTTTTTAGACCGTCTTTAGAAGATTTTTTTTCAAAAAGGCTGTTTTCGTAAAGTTTTTTGCGATTACCCGCAGCCGGAATTCACTTCGCTTTCCGTGGGGCTCGCGCTGAGCCTCCTCACCTCGCCTCCGGGGTCTCAGACTGTCTCGCTAATCCCACAGGAGTCTACGTGTATTCCGGCTGCTCCATTTTTCCAACTAATTCTTTTTTTCGATAGAAAAACAACAATCCTTTAGAAAACAACCCACAAAAAAGACTGTCTCACTATTTCATCCACAAAAATGTCTCGATTAGAACTGATCTAGATATTTTTGTTAATGGAACATAAGACAGTCTTATTACTTATGACAATTTAATTGTTTCAACAGAATGTATTTCTTGATTTAGCCAGTTTGATGCTATTCTAGCAAAAATTTCTTTCGATCCAGTTGTATAAAAATGATGTTCTACTTGATTCTCTTCTGAAGCAAGTTGGTCATGATGGTTTAGAATGGTACTAACTTCTCTTGCCGTTTCTGCACCAGAACTAATCACTTTTACCTTTTCCCCTATCTCTTCTTGTATTACTTTTGCCAACAAAGGGTAATGGGTACAACCAAGTATTAGAGTATCTATCTCTTTATTCTTTAATGGCCAAAGCGTTTCTTTCACAATTTTCCTTGCGACTGGTCCATCATATTCGCCGCTCTCCACTAAAGGAACAAATTTCGGGCATGCTAAACTAACTGTTCTTACTCGATTATTAATCTTTTTTAATGCTTTTTCATACGCTCGACTTCGAACAGTACCAATTGTTCCAATCATGCCTATATAATTATTTTTTGTTACCTTAATTGCTGTTCGTGCCCCCGGAATAATTACTCCAATTACAGGAATAGATAGCTGCCCGCGAATTTCCTCTAATGCCACTGCAGTAGCAGTATTACAGGCAATCACAAGCATTTTAATATTTTTCTTCAACAAGAATCTAGTCATTTCCCAAGTGAATTTCTTCACTTCTTCTCCCGTTCTTGGTCCATATGGACATCTTGCCGTATCCCCTAAGTATACGATATTTTCAAAAGGAAGCTGGCGCATAATCTCCTTCGCGACCGTTAATCCACCAACTCCAGAATCTATAACCCCTATTGCTCTTTCCAAAAAACCGCCTCATTTTTCTCGCATTACTTGATGTAAACGCATGAAATTTTTCTTTAATTCCTCGATATCTCCGGTTGTATACTCATTTAATACTTCTTGAAGATAGTTTTGACGTTTTTTAATTACTTCGTCAATTAATCTTTTTCCTTCTTCTAGCATATGAATACGAACCACACGTCGATCATTCGGATCCTTCACTCTTTGAACTAAATGATTCTTTTCCATCCGATCAACTAAGTCGGTCGTTGTACTAAAGGCAAGGAACATTTTATTTGATAATTCCCCTATTGTCATATCGCCCTCTTCAAATAGCCATTGCAAGGCAACGAATTGAGGAGGAGTCATTGTATAATCGCTTAATATCTCTCTCCCTTTTTGTTTAATGATCCCCGATATGTATCGCATATCCTTTTCTATCGTAGCTATATTCTCCAAATATTCCTTTGCATTTTTCTCTTCAGTCATCATGATTACAACTCCCATATATAAATATACAAATATAATTAATTTCCGACAATTTTCTACGAATCAGTACCTTTAATTATAATCTACAATTCTTCCCTCGTAAATGTATAAGGCGAAAAGTTAATGGAGTATTAATTTAGATGTAAAATTTATGAACAAGAGCAGTTTTGACAATATTATTTACACATCCCTCATTTAGCCATGTATCCTCATTAAAAGAAGATGACCCATATAAGCGGCAAAGGAGTGGAATTTCCTCCCCGCTTATACGAGATCATCTTCTTTATTATAGCTCTAGTTCTCCCATTCTAAGGAGTTCTACAACAGCCTGTGAACGCCCCTTCACGCCCAGCTTCTGCATAGCATTTGAAATGCATACCTTTTGCATGCTAAAAACACACTACTGTATTTGTTCAAAAGTGTATTTAATATCTAGTGTTCCATCTTGGCTAACTTCCATTGAATCTAATAACTGCTGGAAAGCATAATGTAAGTCACTTTCTTCATTTTCCAGCTGCTTAAAAGCCTGTTTAATGGTCTCTATATTAATACTTGTATTATCTTCTTGCGACAATAGAAAAAGCTTATCATTTAATTTACCAATCTGCTTTTCCAGTTCATCTCTTTTCACTTTAAATTCCGCTTTAGATATCAGTCGATCATTTAAATAAAGATCCAGAACATCTTTTTTCTGTTCTTCTAACCGGTCTATTTTATTTCTAATGCCGCGGGCTGTCCTCCAGCTGCTTCTTTTTATATTCTGTATCAAAGTTTAACCGAATGCTTTCTCCCTTTTCTGTTAAAAGTCTTAACATAAACTCCCTAAATTGTTCGTAACGAATCGGTTCATGATTTAAGCAGCCATGTTCACCATATCTTCTGTACTTGCTGCATTTTAAGTATTTCCATTCAATTCTGGAACCATCTTTTTTTCGTTTATAACTTTGCATAATCACCATATTAGAGCCACAATGAGCGCATTTTAATATATCTCTGAATTCATTCCATGGAGTAATTTTTGTTTTTTTACTTTTATAGTCTCTGTTATTAGCTTTTTCAAATTGAGTAGAAGTTATGATTGCTGGATGATGATCTTTAAAGATCAACCATTTTTCTTGAGGATTACGGATTTGCTTCTTTCTTCCACCAACTTTTACAGTTGTGTACTGATTAAGTATGAAGTTTCCATGATAGATAGGATTTTGAAGTATTCTCTGAACGGATGTAACCTGCCATTTATCCTTTTGTTTCGGTTTTAAGCCTAAATCATTTAACTCTTTTGTAATGCGCTTAAAACCCATTTATCGAAGTTATACCAATGGAATATTTGTCTTACTACTTTAGCTTCTTCTTCATTGATAACAAGTTTTTGGTTTGGACGATCATATCCAAAAGGAATCTTACCGATATGTTCGCCACGTCGCACTTTAGCTGCAAGAGCAGCAGAAATCGAGCTTGATAGAGTTCTAGAGTATTGAGCAGCAAACAAGCTCCATAATTCAAAAACCATGTCGTTCTTACCAACTTTAAAACTGTCAAAACCTTCTTCAATGGATATTACACGAACATTATGTGCTAGCAGTGTTTCTCTAATTTCTAAGCTATCTTTTAGATCCCTGGCTAAACGTGAAATGGATTTAAAGATAATCATTTCTATTTCGCCTTTTTTCGTTTTATCTAATAATAATTGGATTGCTGGGCGATCTAAGAAGACTGTTCCAGATATTCCTTCGTCTTTAAAAACAGATTCTTCGTTCCATTCGTAGCCATTTCTTTCTAGCCAGTTACGGCATATATCGATTTGGTTTTCGACCGATGAGACTTGTTCGTCTCGGTCGGTGGATACACGGACGTAGACTGCGTATTTAGATTTGGGTTGCATAAGTTGTACCATCCTTTATTGAATATAAAATTATTCATCAACTGCACCATTAGAATATAAATCTTTCTCTACTTGTACCCATTTGATTAAATCCTTTCTTTCTGGGTAAGATTCTTCGTATTTTTTATTATTATTTAGTAATTCATGTCCTTTATTTGTTAACCGTGCTGGCTTAATTGAAAAATAATCGTCCAACCTTAATACTCTTTCTAAATATCCTTCATTTTCTAAAAATTTTATAAAATTCTCAAATTCTCTGGTTCTTAAACCATAATCTTTTTCTGTAGGTAAAAATTCCCCTCTATTTATCTCTCTTAAAATACTATAACCAACTCTCATAATATTCCTCCTAACTAGAAATCACTTAATTCACTATATTTTATCATTAATTGTAAATTTATAGAAATATCATTTACTAATCTACTAATTTAATGTTAATATTATCTAGAGAGCTCTCTGTATAATATTAACATTAATGGAGGTTATTATGAATAAAAAAATTCAGCAAATCTTTTTAGTAATAATATCTACAATTTTATTATGTTTTAGTTTACTTCCAATCAATACTTTTGCAGAAGAAAAGTCCCTCATCCAAGAAAACATATCTGTAAATACTACTCAATTGCAAATTAAAATTGCATCAATCGATGAAGAAACCTCGAAATTGATTATTGGGGAAGAAATCACAAGCCTATCACTAAACGGATATCTAGATAATTTAATTAAGTATAGTAATGACTCCAATGCTTCTTACACTTTAGAAGAAGTTGAGGATAACGATCTTATTAATTTATCAAATTATGATTCAACTTTTAAACCCAATTATGTAGTTACTTTAAGTTACTCAAATGATGTCCATCGCCATAAACATCAAATCATCAATAATAACTAAGTCAGCGTCTCTTATTCTTTTCATTCTTGTCTGTGATTTACGTGTGATTTCCTCCGTTTTCAATACATTGATAAGGTCTCCCATCGTAGTAAAGATCACCTTGTAACCTTGGTTTAACGCTTCGATACCTAACCCGATTGAAATGTGGGTTTTCCCGCAACCTGGTGGCCCCAATAGAATGATATTGTGTAATTGTTCTATCCAGGTTAAATCTTTTAATCTATTTAGCTGTTTGTTGCTTAATGACTTCTGTTCTTTTAAATTGAATTCTT
Proteins encoded:
- a CDS encoding general stress protein, producing MTNSVVGIYDSPEATVDAIEELLSKGYSPDHISVITRNEQVALIEQETEVNTTSAINEGEPVSFLDRLKNFFAGTDLEPYEEELQAGKYIVLLDNDAETEEEKLNKLSFDNSEVDVIPSQTMNTTVERKKVE
- a CDS encoding metallophosphoesterase family protein, coding for MKILIVSDSHGLVSELGVLKKRHEEDVDLFLHCGDSELSASEEVMAGYITVQGNCDYEDRYPTETIQEIAGKKIFLTHGHLYGVKSSLNNLLYKAKEIGANIACFGHSHFLGMEVVDDVLFINPGSLRLPRGRKEQTYVILTIESNRFVTEVYDFHNGLLPELKSEFPF
- a CDS encoding XTP/dITP diphosphatase, which codes for MKEIIIATKNTGKTKEFVQMFSPLGYEVKTLLDFPDVPDVEETGTTFEENALLKAETISKLLNRVVISDDSGLVIDALNGRPGVYSARYAGEQKNDQDNMDKVLDELKGVPTEKRTARFCCTLAVAIPNESSLTFTGTCEGIILTERRGDYGFGYDPIFYVEVEQKAMAELPPEKKNKISHRANALKKLKEQLPTVFKERN
- a CDS encoding GerMN domain-containing protein, encoding MSKNNKLTIVSAVLISSVLISGCSLLGDKEKVDPPQTTSYEDDAVKENADKETAGEVATEDAMPIELYLMDKYGYVVPQTLNLPKTNSIAKESLEYLVKGGKVSEMLPNDFQAVIPQDTKISINVDEDKVATVDFSNEFKEYEAKDEEKILQSITWTLTQFDSIDAVKLSLNGHELTEMPVNKTPIQGALTRADGINVNTDDVTDITNTKPLTVYYIGGDLDSYYYVPVTKRVSNAEENNVAAAVGELIEGPGMGGATALTSLLPNDVKLLDKPVVEDGKVTLNFNENIYSSGLNGEEKVLADEVLNSLVLSLTEQEGIESVSVTVNGEADLVNAEGESLTKPVTRPENVNTGSF
- the racE gene encoding glutamate racemase, which encodes MERAIGVIDSGVGGLTVAKEIMRQLPFENIVYLGDTARCPYGPRTGEEVKKFTWEMTRFLLKKNIKMLVIACNTATAVALEEIRGQLSIPVIGVIIPGARTAIKVTKNNYIGMIGTIGTVRSRAYEKALKKINNRVRTVSLACPKFVPLVESGEYDGPVARKIVKETLWPLKNKEIDTLILGCTHYPLLAKVIQEEIGEKVKVISSGAETAREVSTILNHHDQLASEENQVEHHFYTTGSKEIFARIASNWLNQEIHSVETIKLS
- a CDS encoding MarR family winged helix-turn-helix transcriptional regulator; translated protein: MMTEEKNAKEYLENIATIEKDMRYISGIIKQKGREILSDYTMTPPQFVALQWLFEEGDMTIGELSNKMFLAFSTTTDLVDRMEKNHLVQRVKDPNDRRVVRIHMLEEGKRLIDEVIKKRQNYLQEVLNEYTTGDIEELKKNFMRLHQVMREK
- a CDS encoding recombinase family protein, coding for MGFKRITKELNDLGLKPKQKDKWQVTSVQRILQNPIYHGNFILNQYTTVKVGGRKKQIRNPQEKWLIFKDHHPAIITSTQFEKANNRDYKSKKTKITPWNEFRDILKCAHCGSNMVIMQSYKRKKDGSRIEWKYLKCSKYRRYGEHGCLNHEPIRYEQFREFMLRLLTEKGESIRLNFDTEYKKKQLEDSPRH
- a CDS encoding recombinase family protein, coding for MQPKSKYAVYVRVSTDRDEQVSSVENQIDICRNWLERNGYEWNEESVFKDEGISGTVFLDRPAIQLLLDKTKKGEIEMIIFKSISRLARDLKDSLEIRETLLAHNVRVISIEEGFDSFKVGKNDMVFELWSLFAAQYSRTLSSSISAALAAKVRRGEHIGKIPFGYDRPNQKLVINEEEAKVVRQIFHWYNFDKWVLSALQKS